In Drosophila santomea strain STO CAGO 1482 chromosome 3L, Prin_Dsan_1.1, whole genome shotgun sequence, a single window of DNA contains:
- the LOC122756443 gene encoding zinc finger BED domain-containing protein 4-like: protein MHFKHSTAMMDLLRKAQADEGTPEGKIKTLVQNIETRWNSCLDMMQAFLNLANKVAPFKAATEQISGEQYVTVSLVILIALISNQIQKLNMETEDGKRAKEAFVRISNKRFQSYHQNKILVKSSFLDPRFKKMYLAPMMVKEAVFEINNENTMSAQERRISEVDSSKDLGDFMSCHNSSIAKELDDQNMESKELKLYFSFPQAAWESNPIEVWKGHKATMPGLYRLAMRYLITPGSSVPSERLASAIKWVVCDARSRMTA, encoded by the exons ATGCACTTTAAACATAGCACGGCCATGATGGACCTACTGAGAAAGGCGCAAGCGGATGAGGGCACTCCggaagggaaaataaaaaccctaGTCCAAAACATAGAGACCCGGTGGAACTCGTGTCTGGATATGATGCAAGCGTTCCTCAACCTAGCGAACAAAGTCGca CCATTTAAAGCAGCCACGGAACAAATAAGTGGAGAGCAGTATGTGACTGTTAGCTTGGTAATTCTGATAGCTTTGATATCgaatcaaatacaaaaattaaacatggaGACAGAAGACGGAAAGCGCGCCAAGGAGGCGTTTGTACGGATTTCCAATAAAAGATTTCAGTCGTATCACCAAAACAAAATCTTGGTCAAATCGTCGTTTCTAGATCCTAGATTTAAGAAAATGTACCTAGCACCAATGATGGTGAAGGAGGCGgtgtttgaaattaataatGAGAACACAATGTCTGCCCAAGAAAGACGG ATTTCTGAAGTCGACAGCTCTAAGGATTTGGGGGACTTCATGAGCTGCCATAACAGCTCCATTGCAAAAGAGTTGGACGATCAGAACATGGAGAGCAAGGAGCTTAAACTATATTTTAGCTTTCCTCAAGCTGCTTGGGAAAGCAATCCAATTGAAGTATGGAAAGGCCACAAGGCAACAATGCCGGGCCTTTACCGCTTGGCCATGAGATACTTAATAACTCCGGGAAGCTCAGTGCCTTCAGAGCGGTTGGCGTCCGCCATAAAATGGGTAGTGTGCGACGCACGAAGCCGGATGACGGCTTAA